One segment of Leptospira fletcheri DNA contains the following:
- a CDS encoding carbohydrate-binding module 48, with translation MIPANKTKVILFLTLILTFALAADEAEDWIGSFRSVDFEEGEEALAEEKIYYFWQMENLKKAVPPRFIRYVDTATSLRTGKLLNRGVLFTYEGLQNDEVSVCGEFNHWQCVPLTKNDKGVFYGILDLVGDTAYDPKPAYEYKFRVDGLFTHDPGNPDTFEDGSGSLVSRIAYRHGGPNKQVSTRVLEDSPLEEKEFRTVEFRIYQPQAEAVTLVGDFNHWDPEADFMERERNGIFRIVKKLKPGEYLYNFVVDGKVIPDTYNPLTLLREDTGEISSALNVPERSGVLERK, from the coding sequence ATGATTCCAGCCAATAAAACCAAGGTAATTCTATTTCTCACGTTGATTCTTACATTTGCCCTGGCGGCGGACGAGGCGGAGGACTGGATCGGCTCCTTTCGCTCCGTGGATTTCGAGGAAGGGGAAGAAGCCCTTGCCGAAGAAAAAATCTATTATTTCTGGCAGATGGAAAATCTGAAAAAAGCCGTTCCTCCCCGTTTTATCAGATACGTAGATACCGCAACTTCTCTGCGGACGGGAAAATTATTGAACCGTGGAGTTTTATTTACGTATGAAGGCCTACAGAACGACGAAGTGAGCGTTTGCGGGGAATTCAATCATTGGCAGTGTGTTCCTTTAACCAAGAATGATAAGGGAGTTTTTTACGGAATTTTGGATCTAGTGGGTGATACCGCATATGATCCGAAACCCGCTTACGAGTATAAATTCCGGGTGGACGGTCTCTTTACCCACGATCCGGGAAACCCCGACACGTTCGAGGACGGAAGCGGTTCCCTAGTCTCCCGAATCGCTTACAGGCATGGCGGTCCGAACAAGCAGGTCAGCACTAGAGTTTTGGAAGATTCTCCCTTGGAAGAAAAGGAGTTCCGGACCGTGGAATTCAGGATTTACCAGCCACAAGCGGAAGCCGTGACTCTGGTGGGAGATTTTAATCACTGGGACCCCGAAGCGGATTTCATGGAACGAGAGAGGAACGGGATTTTCAGGATCGTAAAAAAACTGAAACCGGGGGAATACCTTTATAATTTCGTTGTGGATGGGAAAGTGATCCCGGATACCTACAATCCCTTGACTCTACTTCGGGAAGATACGGGCGAGATTTCCTCCGCATTGAACGTGCCGGAACGATCCGGCGTACTGGAACGAAAATAG